A section of the Salinigranum marinum genome encodes:
- a CDS encoding F0F1 ATP synthase subunit gamma, which yields MSREPIQIEDHLGAVSGLEPLMRAIRSVAEVAYRRADERSEPLDIYEAHISRMLRGATRELSATERARLLGEGAGQRTGVLLVGSERGLCGPFNEQALDTFQRTLDRVEDDGRHAVPLVLGSKASRVLSQRGFEPTFSRSLPSFNVPPYVRVEELALELLELLAGDHLDGLCVVHHRPAQGFEYETVEKALWPIEPGAADRAAPRVPVHASEDLEAFVRHLVTERFLVELYDAVLHSSASEQLARIRTMRVAVDHVQDRTDDLRRELQWARRHAETQALLQVISGFDAMDEPSDG from the coding sequence GTGAGCCGCGAGCCGATCCAGATCGAGGATCATCTCGGTGCAGTCTCCGGCTTGGAGCCACTCATGCGGGCGATCCGCTCCGTCGCGGAGGTCGCCTACCGACGCGCCGACGAACGCTCGGAGCCGTTGGACATCTACGAGGCACATATCTCGCGCATGCTTCGAGGCGCGACGAGAGAACTCTCCGCGACGGAGCGGGCGCGGCTGCTCGGCGAAGGGGCGGGTCAACGGACCGGCGTGCTCCTCGTGGGGTCCGAACGGGGCCTGTGCGGACCGTTCAACGAGCAAGCGCTCGACACCTTCCAACGAACGCTCGATCGGGTCGAGGACGACGGGCGACACGCCGTGCCCCTGGTCCTCGGATCGAAAGCCTCCCGCGTCCTCTCACAGCGGGGGTTCGAGCCGACGTTCAGCCGCTCGCTGCCCTCGTTCAACGTTCCCCCCTACGTGCGCGTGGAGGAACTCGCACTCGAGCTCTTGGAGCTCCTCGCGGGGGATCACCTCGACGGGCTGTGCGTCGTCCACCACCGACCCGCCCAAGGGTTCGAGTACGAGACGGTCGAGAAGGCCCTCTGGCCGATCGAACCGGGTGCTGCCGATAGAGCTGCTCCTCGCGTTCCCGTTCACGCGTCTGAGGACCTGGAAGCGTTCGTGCGGCACCTTGTCACCGAGCGCTTCCTCGTCGAGCTCTACGATGCCGTCTTGCACTCATCGGCGAGCGAGCAACTCGCCCGGATCCGCACGATGCGTGTGGCCGTCGATCACGTCCAAGACCGTACGGACGACCTGCGGCGAGAGCTGCAGTGGGCCCGAAGGCACGCCGAGACACAGGCTCTCCTGCAGGTGATCAGCGGGTTCGACGCGATGGATGAACCATCCGACGGTTGA
- a CDS encoding RING finger protein, translating to MVGSKQCYICGEPFERADDIVECEHCHVRFHRACLADREEDHCPRCVDEGWISVVEF from the coding sequence ATGGTCGGTTCAAAGCAATGTTACATCTGCGGAGAACCGTTCGAGCGGGCCGACGACATCGTCGAGTGTGAGCACTGCCACGTCCGGTTTCATCGAGCCTGCCTGGCGGACCGCGAGGAAGATCACTGCCCGCGGTGTGTCGACGAGGGGTGGATCAGCGTCGTCGAGTTCTAG